The Lycium barbarum isolate Lr01 chromosome 12, ASM1917538v2, whole genome shotgun sequence genome includes a region encoding these proteins:
- the LOC132624118 gene encoding uncharacterized protein LOC132624118, protein MKNHENRPTGAVPLPEVNEVYAHYSRREKGRGPGRGHDNSRGRDRYNGQRRNYFPGVNHSSKKNHHQKGKKKDDRHEVPEARGSENKCYRCGGSGHWSRTCRTAKHLVELYQASIKRKEKNLEANFISENQVDITHLDVADFFEHPEGKINHLIGHGSVVRDD, encoded by the coding sequence ATGAAAAATCACGAAAATCGACCTACTGGCGCTGTACcactccccgaagtgaatgaggtGTATGCCCACTACTCCAGGCGTGAAAAAGGTCGTGGCCCCGGTCGTGGTCATGATAATAGTCGTGGTCGTGATCGTTATAATggtcaaagaagaaattattttccTGGTGTTAATCACTCTTCAAAGAAAAATCACCaccaaaaggggaaaaagaaggaTGATAGGCATGAAGTGCCAGAAGCACGTGGCTCAGAAAACAAATGCTATCGATGTGGTGGAAGTggacactggtcacgtacctgtcgtacggcaAAACACTTGGTTGAGCTTTATCAGGCatcaattaaaagaaaagagaaaaatctcGAAGCTAATTTTATCTCTGAAAATCAAGTTGACATCACACACTTGGATGTAGCAGATTTCTTTGAGCATCCTGAAGGAAAGATAAATCACTTGATTGGTCATGGTTCTGTGGTTAGAGATGATTGA